The DNA segment CTAAATGTTTAATATAGACAACTTGATGAGTTTGAGGTAAGTAGATACCCATGAAACGATCAtaacaatgttaaaaatatatccatCACTTCTAGAAGTTTCCGCCTgccttatttacttatttctgtaTGTGTGATAAGATCACTTAACCTTAAGGCATATACTCttagaaaatttttaagtgtgcagTACAGTATTGTTAACTAGACACATGATGCTAGACGTATTTCTAGAACTTGTTTGTCTTACATTACTGGAACTTTGAACCCTTTAACAACACTTTGTTTTCCCTTCATCCTAGTTTCTGGCAACCACcgttctgtttctatgaatttgactagcTTAGATTCCTATGAATGAGGTCATGTATTTGTCCTTCTGTATCTGCCTTTATTCAGTTAGCATagtgtcctccaggttcatttatgttgtcacaaatggcaggatttcctctCTTTTAAAGGCTGAGTattaatgtatgtgtatataccacattttcttcatcatttatccattgatgggaATTTAGGCTGCTTCCATATTTGGCCACTGAACCTAATTCAGCTGAATAAAATTGCAACCATATGTCTGATGGCTGTAGTTTGGGTTTTAAATGCTCCCAAAGGCCCAAGCATTAAAGGCTTGGTTACCAGCCTGTGATACTATTGGAAGAGGTAGAACCTTTGGTatgtggggcctagtggaaggaagttaggatTTTGAGGACATGCCCTTAAAGAGGATATTGGAACCTaagtcctttcctttcccttattGCTGACCAGCCTCCGTGAAGTGAAAAGGACTCCTCTGCCTTATATTCCTGCCATGATATACCGTGCTGCCATAGTCCCCAGGCAACAGGGCCAAgcaaacatggactgaaacctctgtcactgtgaaccaaaataaacctttccaggctggaggtggagctcagtggtagcgtgtgTTCCTAGTATGCACAGAGGTgccaggttcaaaccccagcactacaAATAAATTAGCTGactaaagaaaatgagataaattctaaaaaattatttctttcttataagttatttatctcaggtattgtaGCACAATGATAGAAGGCTGACTAACATACTACTGATAGAGGGTTATTAtccaaaacatataaagaactcctacaattcAATAGTGCATgtacagacacatgcacacacacaaaacatatttaaaacatgggTGAAAGAtccaaatagacatttctccaaagaataggAAGTATCAATAGGTACATGGAAAGGTTCAGTGTAACGAGtccttagagaaatgcaagtcacaCCACAATTAGATAGTGCCTAACACATGTTATCTGTTACCAAAAACAGGGAagacaagtgttggcaaggatatggagaaagaAAATCCTTGTATAGGGTTGGAAATGTTAACTGGTACAGGCTCTATGGAAAATAGCATGGaggtttttcaaaaaatgatctAGTAATCCCTCTTCAAGGGATATATCCAAAAGAACCTCAAGAGATATCTGATCCCTACCTGataccatttctttctttgtttttccttttttttttggtactgggtatcgATTCTAGGGGTGCtataccacagagccacatccccagcccttttaattttttattttgagtcaggcccttgctaagttgctgaggctggtctggaacttgcaatcttcctaccttagcctcccacattgctggaattgcaggcttTTGTCACCATAATGGTTTTCTTAAAACAGAGAGAAACATTATGTTAGAGGTCGCATGATGGGAATATCATGAGGTTATGCACAGGAAAATATCACTTGTCATTTGTGtctcatagaaaataaaagttgataATTGCTGCTTGGTCAGTTGGTGGAGCAATGACTACATAGCTATTTTTGGCAGCTCTGAAAAACCATACATTATGGCACATTTTCttcaaagttctatttttttcttaaatttttttatcaaaGGCAAATAATTACAtagtttaaaaagtcaaataatattATAAGATTTGCCATGTCTCCTGGGATCCTTTCCCCATCTTGCTTCCCCGAGGCAGCATTTAGGTTAATTAAAAAATTGGTGTTTACATTGTGACAATGTGAAGTTTGTTCATAATCAAACTGTATGTTATTATcgtattttcttttaaacttttttttctgaacttaACCACTACCTCATATTTTGcttgttatttttctcccttgaaGTAGACACTTTAAGTATCAGATTGGTCAAGCATAGGAGATAAGGGAAGTTTCATTTTATCCTGGGGACAATCCTCCTtaagccctccttccttctgctCCAGTCAGACTAGCTGCTCTTGAGATGTTATATAAGCATCCCCTGGGCTTTGCCACTGCTGTGCTTCTGGGAATTTATTTCACTTGTCTCTTGGGTGGGCTTCcatgtctggtttttttttttggtgttgctggggattgaatccagggcgttgagcttatgaggcaagcactctaccaactgagctatctccccagccctccatgtcTGTTTTTATCCCCTTTACAGTCTATGGTACTGAGCATATCCTGATAGTttcctaagaaagaaaaagaggtaaatatttttgaatttttactatACTCCCCTCCACCCTGGTGACTGCATGTAGAACTCTACTGTGGAAGAAATGatttctctattctgtttttcaaaagagTTGTAAGtcttatgttattttaattgacatataatgaTCATAGTtgtttatggggtacagtgtgatgtttcaatacatgtatacaaatcAGAGCAGGTAGCATATCCATaacttcaaacatttatcatttatttgtggtgagaacattcacCAAAATTCCTTCTTCTAGccattttcaaatatacaatacattattGTTAACAGTATTACCCTACTGTGCGATGAAACACTGGAATTGTATTCCTCCTATTTAACTATAACTTTGTTCCTGTTGAccagcttctcctcctccctccccactccctttctCTGGCCTCTGGTAATCACTATTCTGCTCTCGACTTTTATGAGATCTACTGTTTCAGATTCCACATGGGAGTGATATCATGTGATGTTTGTCCttccatgcctggcttatttcatttaacattatgtTCTTCAGGTTCATCCATCTTGTTATAAATGATAGAATCACATtcttatggcagaataatattccactgtgtatatctATCACATGTTTTTTATCCATTAATGGACACTtagactgattccatatcttgactattgtgcTACATTTCATATGGGAACATGGATATtgctttgacatactgatttcatttcctttgaaaatatacaCTGCAGAGAGATTGTTGTATCATagagtagttctatttttaattttctgaagagCCTCCATACTGTTGTCCATATGGGTATACTAATACCCCTTCTCCACATTCTTATCAGTACTTACATTTTTTTAGTCATTCCAATTGTAGTGAGGTGATTCTGCATGTAGTTTGtgatatgaaaaaatagaattattggaatgattagtgatgttgagcattttttaatgTGACTGTTAACCATTAGtatgtcttcttcttcttcttcttttttttttttttttgactttctgGGACGGTTTATTGAGGGGACGGGCCTCAGTCCTTCTTGGCAGCTGCCTTCCTCATGGCGGCGGGACGTTGCTCAGCTCCTCTCGCTTCCTCTTGGCACGGATGTGTGTCCCGACCCTCTTCTTGATGAACTTGAGAGCCCGTTTGTCCTTGGAGACCTTGAGCAGCTCCATGGCGCGCCGCTCATAGGGGGCAAAGCCGCACACCTCCCGGATCATGTCCCGCTGGAACTTGGTGTGCTTGGTGAGGCGCCCGCGGCGGCGGCTGTGCCTCGGCTTGCTCCTCGGCTTGCTCCTCGGCTTGCTCCTCGGCTTGCTCCTCGGCTTGCTCCTCGGCTTGCTCCTCGGCTTGCTCACGTTCCTGGTCACCTTGTGGCCCTTGTTGAGGCCCACGGCCATGGGGTAGCGCAGAGCCACGGCTGCGGATCGGTAATGGCTGCTGGGGCGGAAGGGCCGGCGCCACACcagtatgtcttcttttgagagatCTCTACCCAagtgttttgtccatttttaaatcagagtattttttctattgtgttcCTTATATAATTTGCACATAAGCCCTCCTTTATGAGAAATATTgttcacatatatattataccatcctttaaaattctttatttttatctcctaTTTTTCTAATGCTTTGCCTTTTGTTCTACATTCTGGAAGATTTCCTTAACTCTGTCTCCTGAGAATCATAcccaatttcttaaaattttgctatcatatttttttaagattcaagaGATCTTTATTGTCCTGTTATTATTTCATGGTTCTAATACTTTTATCAGGATATTAATTGTACTAAttgttactttttatatttttcctgttctcagagtttgtgtgtttatttctatATGTCTGGACTTTTTTTCATAGAAGAATTTTCTCAAATACTTGGTGATCTTTGActtcatttcatatttcaaatgtgagacatcagaaaaatatatattgaggGTTCTGCCTACATGTGTGCATTTTAGGGATGAGAACGAATTCTCCACTGATCAGACTCATTGACTGTTTCATTGGTCAAACCTTAAATGTCATTATCCTTAGACCTTTGGTCACAAGTTGAAGAGAAATTATCCAGTATACTGCCTAGAGGTGAACACTTGAGTACCAAAGTTTTAGGAATTCATCATGTTTGGACTAGAGattctcaaaatgtggtctgaGGACCCAGAGACTTACCAAGATTTTTTccaaaaactattttcataaataatactAAGGGTTACTtgtcattttaatagttttatatttgCCCTGATGATGCAAACTAAACCATGGAAAAATTGCTAGTGCCCTTACCACTAATCAATGCGGTAGCACCAAACATTCCTGGTAGTCATTCATTCTTCAGAGTCACACactaatagaataaataaataaataaagtcaatttCATTTAAGATGTCTTTGATGAACTGTAAAAGTTATTAATTACTGCTTAATCTTGACCCTGAAATACACAActttttttgctattttctttgatgaaatatgaaatatacataaaGCATTTCTGCAGCATACCAAGGACAATGGTTGTGAGAGGAAAAACACTTGTACAATTGAGTTCAAAGTTGAGCTCCCTGTTTTTTTCAGAGACCaccatttttgtttgaaagaatgACTGTCAAAGGATGGTCAGCTAGATGTGGTGATTTGACAGGCATATTCTCAAAAATGAACCAAGAAACCTTTGTCAGTACAAGGAAAACAACAAATGGTAATTGTTGCCAATGACAAAATTTGAAGTTTTCATGTGAAGTTTAGAATTTTGGAAAGCTCATGTTTCCCATCATGAGCTTCAAAGTTTTACAATACTGGGATGAGCAATGATAGTAACCCAGGgagattttttatattatataataaagtgTGCCAATATTTGGAAGTTTTGCTAAATCAGTGAACTGGTATTTTCCAAATGAGCAATGTAGAAATGTTACCAAATCATGCATagataaataaacaagataatcAATAGATCTCAACAGAGTACAGAGAGTTAGTTGTTATGGTTTCAAAATCCATATTGAAACTCTTATTTAAGaaagtaagtggatgatgacacataatggagggcaagaatggagaaaggagggactgtatagagggaaaagaggggtgggaggggtgggatggtaggggggaaaaataacagaatgaatcaaacaacattaccctatgtaaatgtgtgattacacaaatggtatgtctttactccatgtacaaacagagaaacaacatgtaccccatttgtttacaataaaaatacatatatatatataaataaaaataaaattgaaagtgcatgttaaaatatctttgaaaatgttatattaattaacacaattttaaCTTCCATGTACTAAATTATAATCTTGTAAGATGACAAGAGGGAATGCATGCAATTCTGtcaattatttaataaaactggtaattctcaaaaaaaaaaaaaaagaaagtactacTTGTCAGagtgggcatagtggtgcatgcctgtaatcctggctacttaggaggctgaggcaagaggaatacaagttcaaagccagtgtgggcaatttagtgagctccatctcaaaataaaaaataaaaaaaggctaaaaatttaggtcagtgatagagcatcctgggttcaatccctagtactgaaaaaagttttttctcactTGTCAAGTTTTGGTGAAACATCACAGATCAATAGTCACAATTATCTACAAAGGTTATATAAATACTTCTCCCTTTTAAACTACTTATCTCCACAAAGCTGGATTTTCTTAGTATTCTTTCACCATAATAACATATGATCAATTGACTGCCAGATATTAAAAAgatttgcaaaaatttaaaatagtgccACTCATCTTGCTAACTTTTTGAAAACATAGTTAAGTTTCATAACAATGTTATCTCTATTAATTGATAATAGACTTGCTgttattttatgaattaataaattcatcttaatatgaataaattcattaatatttatgttttttctgttgcaatttataataagataaatattgacacatataacaaaatatcttggAGATGCTCAggattctttttttgtctttttaaaattactttttattggtgcattataattgtacataatattaacattcattgtgatatattcatacatgtacataacataatttggtcaatttcattcctaaGTACTTCCCTTTTGTTCTCTCTCCTGTCTCCCCTAATCTTCTATTCTTCTTCttgtctcttttctattttcaggaAGTACCGAGAGAAAACATACAGCCCTTGACTCATTGTATTCAACACAacgttctccagttccattcattttcctgcatatgaCATAATTGTGttgttctttatgactggataaaATTCCACTGGGTAtaaataccatgttttctttgagATCCTCAAGATTCTAAAGAACATAACATTTAGAGATATATCTTATAATATCATATAGACAATTAGTTAACCCCTTCACCCACCATGTTTCTAGTGGCTCTCCTCACCTCTACTCTGTTATATCTAATATCCCCTAATCTGGAATTTCCCTCTTTCTGGTGGGAAGAGGGAtctgagaatttatttttctcccataCCGTTTCCGAAGCCCTACATCCTCCTTGCTGTATGAATCAGCGTACTTCTTATTGCTTCTTCCCAGGTTGATCCACAGGCTGAGCTTTTTCCATTCTGCTAAATCAGTTACCGCTTATTTTTACCAACATTTCAATCACATGTCTTGGTGTTCTGTCATCTCTGCATTCCTTTgaccttgtttttaaaatttcttttctgtcaTATTAATGGAGATTTGGATGGcagtggaattacaggcattGTTTGAGAATAAGTGTACTGTGATGTACGAGATTCTGGTGTATGTGCCAAGATGTGGAAGCAAGAGATTGCCACCTATTtatgataagtttttttttttttttttttttttttggcaatactggggattgaactcagggctttgtgcttgcaaggcaagcactctaccagctgagctatctcctcagccctatttataataagttttttattttaaaaagcattaagtTAAAGAAgcagaattctattttttttagaaatctttATTCAATAGGAAGAGGATATTTAGAATATATGTTGTACACTTTCaggtagattgtgaatatatgaaataattcataatttattaattcatagtAACATTTAGTTACTTAGAAATAATCAATACAGTACTTGGAATTCTTTGGAGAATGGTactgttttacaaaataagtATCTGTAGAATGCTGATGTTCAGATAAGAATTAACTGTCTTGTCCATCTAACCAATTTAAAAACTCCAATAGCTTATGTTCACTTTAAGTTGATCTTATATGTGacttataatataaaaatagtgATATTTGAGATAAAATATTGACCTTTTTATGTTTAAGTTCATCTAATAGCATTATCAAAGTTTATGTGATATCTCTAAAGTGTTATAATGAGCATATTGACCAGAAAACTACAATGAAAGAGTTTAATGGATTCGTGATTCTATTTCATGCCCTATCACATTGATTACACTCTTCGAGGTCAAGGAAACTTCAGTTCTATAAAGCTACAACCTAAAGTGAAAAATAGCCTTAAGTATTATTAATGTCCCAGATGTAAAAACACAAGGAAAACTATCCAACCAGAATAGAGACTAGAATTGTTTGATTTGACACTAATATTTGTGATTCTAGGGACTAATTGTAGGGCATGGGTAAGATAAGTTTAATTTGCATCTTGGAAGATAAGGATTGGAATTAAGAATGATCTTTTTATGTTAGAAAGAGACAACTCACTGAATTCAGAATACCTTAGGAACTGAGATTTAGGATGCACcgtgaaaatttttttcaacatcaGCATTTActagatgaggaaacaaagacaGAAATGTGGAGTGAATATTCCAGCATCACTCTGCTAGTTATTAGAAGACATTGTTCTGGAACTTGGGCTTCCAAGTCTCTAGCCCTGTGTTCTCTCCAGGGTGTCTGCTTCCTCACAGACCCAGAACACTGCCAGCCTGAcgtcttccttctcttccttatgATGAAAATCATCTTTCTCCAAGACCCAACTAAGAATGGTCTCCATCAGAACTTCCTAACTGATTTCAACACTGTACACCGGTCACATCTGCCCCAAACCAATATGGCACTTTATATATTTGTCTCTCCGTGGTTGTGTATTTCTTCTCCAAATGTCAATCGTCAGTCTCCCCAGCTAAGTAATAGTACTCTTGAAGGCAGAAACCTATCAACAATGACCAGGATCTTGTTTCCCCCAAAGGGACTTGGACTCTGCACTCAGAGGTGGTCAGCTGCTGTTGTATCATTGGCAGGTCTGATTGATGATATATACAGGGAGCAAGAAAAGTTCCTCCACATCACAGGACAGTAACTTCATTGAAGCTTCAGATTAGAGGGGGAAAGCACCATGTAGAAACAAATAACATGTAAGAACCAGAAAATTCAGGATCGGTCTTATAGTCCTTGTCAAGCTATTTTTAGGATTCTGTTAAGCACtgggttatattttaaaataaaaaataaatgaaagtaaggACTTGGAAAGTATGTGGGTTTTGAGACAGCACTCCTCCACGACAGGTAGAGATTATAAAACAAAACCTGTTCTCTAAACCCAGATGCCGCAGAGGCAAGGTTGCCCTATCTCAGTCCTGGCGCACACAAACTTGTTCCTGGCAAAGCAAAAGGAGGAACACAGCAATACAAAGGACTCAGAATTTGTAAGAGGAGCTGGGATTATTTAGCTTGAAGaagagaagatagagatactttAAAAAGAGGAACTCTTTCAAAGAGTAGAATGACATTACTGCTTAATTTCATCAATAGGACTTAATTAGAAAAGCAGACTCATGTTCTGGCAAGAAGACTGTTCACATTAAAGGTTGTGGCATTTCCTCATCAAAAGACTTTACAAAATGCAATGTATTTCCATCTGGGGAGAGTGTTAGTTGACTCTGCCTATAGATACTATAGTGTTAACTAAAGATTTCTAACCATAAGGGTTCTGTTGTTGTTTACttctgaagaaaaaaagtatagGAAGTCCTTGGCTTTCATGGTGGTTGTGTTCTATAGTTCTCCAGTGGGGAGATGGTGAGTGTCCACAGTTTCTATACAGAGAGCTGCTAGAGATGCCAAGGGTTGgggtgccggggtccagccctggcaggggtcaggggtccttggtggatgggaggtgtcggTGCGGTGGAGAAatagcacacagagacaccaagtgttctgaggctgaatccgtctttattttttctgccagcctttttatagatttatttttctttactaatgattatatcatttttggttagtttaaaacaagataaaccttcaaaagtacaatctatgcttcttttcaaagtacacattctctctgtctgacagtccagaccaaaacaatcttatttcccagctagattaaaacaaccttgtctcccagctaaactaaaacaaccttgtctcccagctaaactgagggcaccatgatctgccagccttcaaccttcagaacaaacacagcACTAGATTTTCTGAAAAACTACCCCGACcttgaactccagtgtttaacagtaaaaagtttttactattattaaagggcaaagaaatcaaattatagttaatatttagtctattctaatttcatataatggtggTCTATAATCTTATtcttaaagaattagactaaacataggaaaagtacaaattatatttatgactgacctaaatgtttttattatgcaaagtatctctagaatcaactgttgaaactaagaaagcaacaaaggctaaaacCTCACATCCGAGCTCAGAGGAatgtctctttatccatctattattatactaaggcaatcacaggctcctttaaactcaagcacagccGCAATtgtttatttccatatattttatctatgtactactgccagatttttattgtgcactattttgtgtcccaatataGTAAAAcgttcccaatgtttttccaattagtttctaaatgatatattgattattaatattaaaaagcaactacacatggagacatgccacgcctatgacccccaagagggaggacaatcaacagaactgtgtcaagtgttgagtcctctattccaacagaccgtgtcaagtgtcggatcctctactccaacagactgtgtcaagtgtcggagtagcaggaaatagatgtggcagtGGGGTCCAGGAATTAGGACCTTATTTATGCCAGTATAAAtacatctctttaaaaaaatgttttagttttttcctCATCTGCCCTCTTGCCTTTCTTTTCTCATGATCAAAATCTAGTTTCCATCAGGACAGTCCTATTTGGTGGCTTCCATGTTTAAATGTTTAGTAAGAAGTAACAACTATTGTTATGTGAATCTCCTATTCTGGGCAAGCTGTGTTCTTCTCTGTTTCTAGAAGATTCTCTTTACCTTTTcttacattcatttattctttcatttactcaATAAATAATCATTAGAGCTGATGATATGTCTATACCTGTGCTGGCCTTGAGAATTATGTGATAAATAATATGATACCTGTTCTCAAGACATTTTGGTGAGAAAACAAAGCTACTTCCTACACCAGACACTCACATTCTTAAATGGTTTCCTGAATCTGTCAATGGTAAAATTCAACCAGTGTACACCCTACATGATGACTTTGTTCtatataaatttttcatttattgtttaaaacacagaagtatgtatgtatacacatatattttttgtaCCTATACCacttttatgcatatatatatgtgtatcatctatcatttatttctctattttgtcCTCAAAACCAGATTTTAagctgaataataataaaaaatattaactaatattTTATTGCTCATTTATTAGATACCTAGTATGTCCTAAGTTCCTTATACATAATCATGCTGTTGATTCATCACAGCGGTCTCAATGTTGGTACAATTGTTGAtaccattttgcaggtgagagaaactaaaaacaaaagtcTGATCACAGAGCTTCACATGATATAAAGGCAAAGACCACATTTGCATTCTTCCATATGCTGTGTTCTCCATAACAGAACTTAGAAGAAGGTCTGACATACATACACAATACCCGCTAATAGTTGGCTGGGGAGCTCGAAGCTACAAAGAACTTTAGCCTGTACTACCCTATTTGAACGCCATAGGAACAATCAGAAATTTTGTTCACATTGTGAAGATGAGAAGCTCCATGGCTTCTTGATGGAGGAACATAGTTTCAGggattctaattctttttttttttttttttttttttacatttacatagggtaatgatgtttattttatttttcccctcccccacccctcccacccctcttttccctctacacagtccttctttccttcattcttgccgctctccttagcctaactctaaacctaaccctaaacctaatgctagcccctcccaccccccattatatgtcctcatctgcttatcagcgagatcattcgtcctttagtttttttagattggcttatctcacttagcatgatattctccaatttcgaccatttgcctacaaatgccataattttatcattcttcattgcagagtaatattccattgtataaatatgccacagtttctttatccattcatcaactgaagggcatctaggttggttccacaatctggctatggtgaattgagcagcaatgaacattgatgtggctgtatctctgtagtatgctgcttttaagtcctttgggtataggccaaggagtgggatagctgggtcaaatggtgtttccattccaagctttctgaggaatctccacactgctttcca comes from the Sciurus carolinensis chromosome 9, mSciCar1.2, whole genome shotgun sequence genome and includes:
- the LOC124993136 gene encoding 60S ribosomal protein L36-like, which translates into the protein MAVGLNKGHKVTRNVSNKPRHSRRRGRLTKHTKFQRDMIREVCGFAPYERRAMELLKVSKDKRALKFIKKRVGTHIRAKRKREELSNVPPP